One genomic window of Serinus canaria isolate serCan28SL12 chromosome 4, serCan2020, whole genome shotgun sequence includes the following:
- the SHROOM3 gene encoding protein Shroom3 isoform X5 yields the protein MMQISQGTLGTPWHQSYHSSSSTSDLSAYEHGYLRRSPDQYSSRGSMESLDHSSPAYHPCHLSPAKSTNSIDQLSHLHSKRDSAYSSFSTNSSIPEYPVAPPGKEHSCSPDSAQSRGGLPEGMRQADIRYVRTVYDAQQRISQEYEVKPSALLLGGDGRGHGKLHAFSRHNAASSWAQPAQGPSDGKSQPAKGPPLPPARSDSYAAIRHHERPGSGTGLEPNKPGRSQPKGAWAPLISSLSQVPLPKPPFGEGHLHTVVEKSPESSPTMKAKQSFSQAAQPGQPLLPTGVYAVPSPEPHYAQVPRPSAGSTGTLYPALAKESGYSPALPASYDKAVAGSTLALDENGNQSTTNRSTIFYQPPATERKHEAKLIQQKLPSAAGPELGLAASRKEELLPLYKAAHSHREITGTTQTSKPIFQGPQPQLRDASERKNHYQPKEDWTPGSQEEKNGNAQVNERDTGAAHPWGHSKAKQYGFSSLQNIPESSRRQSSSDLRETQPDEGYSNTRLSFLSSSSREEKDPREQGHRQWGDVDPQAFTRQEEEGTSVALFHAAEPKCKEPPSPQLPKPSDFGRSRLSSSSTQSFPYSKPEAGKPRCSVLEKVNKFEQREQSAPRPQSAGIPSFGQHYGPSRTSQPAGTRCSVHSPEDMRGKLPSEPGRGSSPSIRNGKLEEADWRPVELQMVASVKQARPSEYYSLCPENEVQIRAVQLPRSRSTFQLGGEPEKEILWKDNIQDAHGSQLDASFNRAYRNSIKDAQSRVLRATSFRRISPPFGNTPKRVPQRPASAHVSMRSTVASPHTPKERHSITPTEGGFSSLDYGRTQHVLRIGGRKRLTAEQKKRSYSEPEKMNEVGISDGEPSPFSFQKKSIHFIFPENTVADRRKIFERDGKASSTASLSKPELKQLQQNALADYIERKTGRRPSSQDIGLLRERSHSSYLQLGGPDSQSLSSASSMNSLQDQNLYRRRESMERVSRTGRMSSTLPPGLMDCLDTSGDEKVPGRQDSLVTGRPKPERCRDHRPRSDLTKGTQTDLLGTQGQPRYRKQEQVFETPSTTRKSGKSVSVEDLLDRYDNQPVPVHVRSRSSPTADKKHQELLRRESSEFGPMVRDPCYVLSAGARSFSKQERSHSEKMAFTSYYPHPLRSTELVAGPATLVENHKVSELSRPDSRTSAFFPAEARSHYAEQKQGFKPLFLNLTPSGPGHSSPDPPAQAPSDLQSAGDSQAPRQHHAKREAVPPEGSGSAQAQPLDAVQDRSPETGTEEMVWRRKAGLLHRSLPPKAAWAHSAKDNGYARAMASPPAAGPKPSQRWQSLPTQSSTSSDPETPSPQAVTQLRISESGLQLTPPPSLQDEEDDEVFVAPFSPPPSRPLPELSSCTSANGTEKFPPPPPPAEGNGAAGDKSPRLPEEAGVSSFKSFPKALAEREITGLGTSTGENNWPAPLKRTCSPSAVDQQHQSPASPEGSQSTDRQPITQPEGNPREPALENASLDSGITSTAPPVKAKSKTPEDIKSEALAKEIVHKDKSLADILDPDSKMKTTMDLMEGIFPGGSSVLKENNMKRKMWQTQGSRTAVAGDTREDKEAPVTLVTCPAYYSVSAPKAELLNKIKDLPEEVGEEEELLDINEKKAELIGSLTHKLEILKEAKEGLLEDIKMNNALGEEVELLISTLCKPNEFDKYKMFIGDLDKVVNLLLSLSGRLARVENVLSSLGDNANSEERSSLNEKRKLLAGQHEDARELKENLDRRERLVLDILGNYLSEEQLQDYQHFVKMKSALLIEQRELDDKIKLGQEQLKCLMESLPTDFMPRDAAAAAALAAALATSSGVGGKTPPAASSSL from the exons ATGATGCAAATATCTCAGGGTACGCTTGGCACCCCTTGGCATCAGTCCTACCACTCCAG ctcctccaccagCGATCTCTCGGCGTACGAGCATGGCTATCTGAGGAGGAGCCCCGACCAGTACAGCTCCCGGGGCAGCATGGAGAGCTTGGACCACTCCTCCCCTGCCTACCACCCTTGCCACCTGTCCCCGGCCAAATCCACCAACAGCATCGACCAGCTCTCCCACCTGCACAGCAAGAGAGACTCTGCCTACAGCTCCTTCTCCACCAACTCCAGCATCCCCGAGTACCCCGTGGCCCCGCCGGGCAAGGAGCACTCGTGCTCCCCGGACAGCGCGCAGTCCCGCGGGGGGCTGCCGGAGGGCATGCGGCAGGCGGACATCCGCTACGTCCGGACGGTCTACGACGCCCAGCAGCGCATCTCCCAGGAGTACGAGGTGAAGCCCTCGGCCCTGCTCCTCGGCGGCGATGGCCGCGGCCACGGCAAGCTCCACGCCTTCAGCCGGCACAACGCCGCCTCCTCCTGGGCACAGCCGGCGCAGGGCCCCTCGGATGGCAAGAGCCAGCCGGCCAAGGGGCCACCCCTGCCTCCCGCTCGCAGTGACAGCTACGCAGCCATCAGGCACCACGAGAGGCCCGGCTCGGGCACCGGCCTCGAGCCCAACAAGCCTGGCCGGAGCCAGCCCAAAGGGGCCTGGGCACCGCTCATCAGCTCCCTGTCGCAGGTGCCGCTGCCGAAACCGCCCTTCGGAGAAGGGCACCTGCATACCGTGGTGGAGAAGAGCCCGGAGAGCAGCCCCACCATGAAGGCCAAGCAGAGCTTTTCCCAGGCggcccagccagggcagcccctgctgcccaccgGTGTCTACGCCGTTCCCTCCCCGGAGCCGCACTACGCCCAGGTGCCCCGGCCTTCCGCGGGCAGCACTGGGACGCTTTACCCAGCTCTGGCCAAAGAAAGCGGCTACTCCCCAGCCCTCCCGGCCTCCTACGACAaggctgtggctggcagcaccCTGGCCTTGGATGAGAATGGAAACCAAAGCACTACCAACAGGTCGACCATCTTCTACCAGCCCCCTGCCACTGAGAGAAAGCACGAAGCCAAACTCATCCAGCAGAAGCTTCCCAGCGCAGCAGGCCCGGAGCTCGGCCTGGCTGCGTCGCGAAAGGAGGAGCTGCTACCCCTTTAcaaggcagcacacagccaCCGAGAGATCACGGGTACCACACAGACCTCCAAGCCCATTTTCCAGGGTCCACAACCCCAGCTGAGGGATGCTAGTGAGAGAAAAAACCATTACCAGCCCAAAGAGGACTGGACACCTGGAtcccaggaggagaaaaatggcAACGCACAGGTAAACGAGAGAGACACTGGTGCTGCCCACCCATGGGGTCACAGCAAAGCCAAGCAGTATGGCTTCTCTTCCTTGCAGAACATCccagagagctccaggagaCAAAGCAGCTCTGACCTAAGGGAGACACAACCAGACGAGGGTTATTCCAACACCAGACTGtccttcctgagcagcagcagcagagaggagaaggatcccagggagcaggggcacAGACAGTGGGGCGATGTGGACCCCCAGGCCTTCAcgaggcaggaggaggagggcacGAGCGTGGCTCTGTTCCACGCTGCTGAGCCAAAGTGCAAAGAACCCCCTTCTCCTCAGCTCCCAAAGCCCTCGGATTTCGGGAGGAGTCGGCTCAGCTCTAGCAGCACCCAAAGCTTTCCCTACAGCAAACCAGAGGCAGGCAAGCCCCGCTGCTCGGTCCTGGAGAAGGTCAACAAGTTTGAGCAGCGGGAGCAGAGTGCTCCCCGGCCCCAGAGTGCTGGCATTCCCAGCTTCGGCCAGCACTATGGGCCGAGCAGGACGAGCCAGCCCGCTGGCACGAGGTGCTCCGTGCACAGCCCAGAGGACATGAGAGGCAAGCTGCCCAGTGAGCCAGGCAGGGGCTCCAGCCCATCCATCAGGAACGGGAAGCTGGAAGAGGCTGACTGGCGCCCCGTCGAGCTGCAGATGGTGGCTTCGGTGAAGCAGGCGAGACCCAGCGAGTACTACAGCCTGTGTCCTGAAAACGAGGTGCAAATAAGGGCAGTTCAGCTTCCTCGGAGTAGGAGCACGTTCCAGCTGGGAGGTGAGCCTGAGAAGGAGATCCTCTGGAAGGATAACATCCAGGATGCGCACGGGTCGCAGCTGGACGCGTCCTTTAACAGGGCCTACAGGAACAGCATCAAAGATGCCCAGTCCAGGGTGCTGAGGGCCACGTCCTTCCGGCGGATCAGCCCCCCGTTCGGGAACACGCCCAAGAGGGTGCCCCAGAGGCCTGCCTCGGCCCACGTGAGCATGAGGAGCACAGTGGCGTCCCCGCACACCCCCAAGGAGAGGCACAGCATCACGCCCACGGAAGGAGGCTTCTCCAGCCTGGACTACGGCAGGACACAGCACGTGCTGCGCATCGGGGGCCGGAAGCGGCTGACGGCGGAGCAGAAGAAGCGCTCCTACTCAGAGCCCGAGAAGATGAACGAGGTGGGCATCTCGGATGGGGAGCCATCGCCTTTCTCcttccagaagaaaagcatCCATTTCATCTTCCCGGAGAACACGGTGGCCGACCGGCGCAAGATCTTCGAGAGGGATGGCAAAGCTTCCTCCACAGCCAGCCTGTCCAAGCCGGAGctgaagcagctccagcagaacgCCCTGGCCGACTACATCGAGCGCAAAACGGGGCGACGGCCGTCCTCGCAGGACATCGGGCTGCTCCGGGAGCGCTCCCACAGCTCCTACCTGCAGCTGGGTGGCCCCGACAGCCAGAGCCTTTCCTCCGCCTCCAGCATGAATTCCCTCCAGGACCAGAACCTTTACCGCCGCAGGGAGTCCATGGAGCGGGTATCCAGGACGGGACGGATGTCTTCCACCCTTCCCCCTGGGCTGATGGACTGCTTGGACACGAGCGGAGACGAGAAGGTGCCGGGGCGCCAGGACAGCCTGGTCACGGGCCGGCCCAAACCAGAGAGGTGCCGGGATCACAGACCCAGGTCAGATCTCACCAAAGGCACGCAGACAGACCTGCTGGGCACGCAGGGCCAGCCCCGCTACAGGAAGCAGGAGCAGGTCTTTGAAACCCCCTCCACTACCAGGAAATCCGGGAAATCAGTGTCTGTGGAAGACCTGCTCGATAGGTACGACAATCAGCCGGTCCCTGTGCACGTGCGCTCCAGGTCGTCTCCCACGGCGGATAAAAAACACCAG gagctgctgagaagGGAGAGCAGTGAGTTCGGCCCCATGGTGAGGGATCCCTGCTACGTGCTCAGCGCAGGAGCCAG GTCTTTCAGCAAGCAAGAAAGAAGCCACTCTGAGAAAATGGCGTTCACCAGTTACTATCCCCATCCCCTCCGCAGCACAGAGCTTGTCGCCGGGCCTGCCACGCTGGTCGAGAATCACAAGGTCTCAGAACTTTCCAGGCCAGATAGCAGGACTTCTGCATTTTTCCCAGCAGAGGCAAGGAGTCACTATGCTGAGCAAAAGCAAGGCTTTAAACCCTTGTTCCTTAACCTTACTCCTTCTGGGCCTGGCCACTCTTCCCCTGATCCACCCGCCCAGGCTCCCTCAGACTTGCAGAGCGCAGGTGACAGCCAGGCTCCGAGACAGCACCATGCCAAACGAGAGGCTGTTCCCCCTGAGGGCAGCGGCAGTGCTCAGGCACAGCCTCTGGATGCTGTCCAGGACAGATCCCCCGAGACTGGCACGGAAGAGATGGTGTGGAGGAGGAAAGCGGGGCTGCTGCACAGGTCCCTCCCGCCCAAAGCAGCGTGGGCTCATTCGGCCAAAGACAATGGCTACGCCAGGGCCATGGCGTCTCCTCCGGCTGCCGGGCCGAAGCCCTCCCAGAGGTGGCAGTCCCTGCCCACGCAGAGCAGCACTTCCTCCGACCCAGAGACTCCTTCTCCCCAGGCCGTGACCCAGCTCCGCATCTCGGAGTCGGGGCTGCAGCTCACGCCCCCGCCGTCGCTGCAGGACGAGGAGGACGACGAGGTGTTTGTCGCACCCTTCTCCCCACCGCCATCCCGTCCTCTTCCCGAGCTCAGCTCTTGCACTTCTGCCAACGGCACGGAGAAAttcccacctcctccccctcccgcTGAGGGGAACGGGGCAGCTGGAGACAAATCCCCCCGGCTCCCAGAGGAGGCGGGTGTGAG CAGCTTCAAAAGCTTTCCCAAAGCCCTGGCCGAGAGGGAGATAACAGGGTTGGGCACCAGCACCGGTGAAAATAACTGGCCAGCCCCATTAAAGAGGACTTGCTCTCCATCTGCTGTGGATCAGCAGCACCAGTCCCCTGCTTCTCCTGAAGGGTCTCAGAGCACTGACAGACAGCCCATAACTCAGCCTGAAGGTAACCCCAGAGAGCCAGCATTGGAAAATGCCAGCCTGGACTCTGGGATAACCAGTACAGCACCCCCAGTGAAAGCAAAGAGCAAGACCCCAGAGGATATTAAGTCAGAGGCTCTAGCAAAAGAAATTGTCCATAAAGACAAGTCTCTGGCTGATATCCTGGACCCAGATTCCAAAATGAAGACGACCATGGACTTGATGGAAGGGATTTTCCCTGGTGGAAGCAGCGTGCTGAAGGAGAACAACATGAAGAGGAAGATGTGGCAGACACAAGGCAGCAGGACGGCGGTGGCGGGTGACAC GAGAGAGGACAAGGAAGCTCCTGTCACCCTGGTCACCTGTCCTGCTTACTACAGCGTTTCAGCGCCCAAAGCAGAACTGCTGAATAAAATCAAGGACTTGCCAGAAGAAGtaggggaggaagaggagctgctggacatCAATGAGAAAAAG GCTGAGCTCATTGGGAGCCTGACCCACAAACTGGAAATCCTGAAGGAAGCCAAGGAGGGCCTGCTCGAGGACATTAAGATGAATAATGCTCTCGGGGAGGAGGTGGAGCTGTTGATCAGCACGCTGTGCAAACCCAACGAGTTTGACAAGTACAAGATGTTCATTGGCGATCTGGATAAGGTGGTGaacctcctgctctccctctcgGGACGCCTGGCCCGTGTGGAGAAcgtcctgagcagcctgggggaCAATGCCAACAGCGAGGAGCGG